CCACGCTTTGGCGTCTATGGCGAAATTTTGAGTGCTCAGAAACTGGGAATTGAAATTTTATCACTTGGCGATGGCTTCACCTGGGACACCAAAAACCCTGACCAGGATAAACAAACCGCCCGCAAAGCCTGGGAAGTCTGTGTCGAAAAAATCAATTCCGGGGTCTATGACATCGTGGCGCTGGATGAAATTACCTACGCGTTTCACTTTGGCTGGCTCACGACAGAAGAGGTCATTGACGTCCTCAAAAACCGTCCGGCAAATCTGCATGTTGTCTTGACTGGGCGCAACGCCCCACCAGAACTGATTGAATTTGCTGATCTGGTGACCGAAATGACGGAAATCAAACATCCGTTTACTGAAAAGAAAGTCGTGGCTCAGTTGGGGATTGAGTTTTAGTCAGTAGTCAGTAGTCAGTAGTCAGTAGTCAGTAGTCAATAGTCAGTAGTCAAAACCCAGATCGTTGAATCCGTAAAATTCTTGAAAAGGATTGTTCTTAAATGACTCAACTAAGTGAGTTAGCAAAAGTTATTTGAAAAATAGCGAATGAGAGTTAAGCTCGACGGATGAGAAAAGCGAGGAGTCCATCAGAACTGGGGTTGAGTCGGCACGATGAGCGACGACTCAAAAAAATATCTTTCTGTCACAAATCCTGTGATGGACAA
The DNA window shown above is from Acidobacteriota bacterium and carries:
- the cobO gene encoding cob(I)yrinic acid a,c-diamide adenosyltransferase; this encodes MNTKRTPLVMINTGNGKGKTTAALGLLMRAAGRNFKTIMLQFIKTTEDPRFGVYGEILSAQKLGIEILSLGDGFTWDTKNPDQDKQTARKAWEVCVEKINSGVYDIVALDEITYAFHFGWLTTEEVIDVLKNRPANLHVVLTGRNAPPELIEFADLVTEMTEIKHPFTEKKVVAQLGIEF